A region of Vitis vinifera cultivar Pinot Noir 40024 chromosome 13, ASM3070453v1 DNA encodes the following proteins:
- the LOC100243380 gene encoding uncharacterized aarF domain-containing protein kinase At5g05200, chloroplastic, with translation MAVRAAAVSGRLPPLLHHSQFPVVTGLCVGSRKLNFPPKRLRLFARYSQAQDRFSSRLQDSIENLPKLVEDIVQTSINTGPRGALRAAQGIQAVIRVGGEWLADVSQSTNSSAGLPTQIQLGLLSPLYLRRLFESMGATYIKLGQFIASAPTLFPPEYVQEFQSCFDRAPAVPFEDIQRVLREELGRPIDSVYEYVDPTPIASASIAQVHGAKLRGSQEDVVIKVLKPGIEDILVADLNFVYIVARILEFLNPELGRASLVGIVKDIRESMLEEVDFNKEAANIEAFRRYLEAMGLTRQATAPKVYHQCSTRRVLTMQRLYGVPLTDLDSISSLVSSPETSLVTALNVWFGSLLACETFHADVHAGNLWLLRDGRIGFLDFGIVGRISPKTWAAMEVFLESIATEEYESMASALIEMGATNKDVDFRAFARDLEKIFSSIQDLDTEIIVATTRGPSTNTTAVAANVVVDERQMNALFLDVVRVSESYGLRFPREFALLMKQLLYFDRYTRLLAPNLNMLQDQRITIVSNRGGRNRDTFK, from the exons ATGGCTGTGAGAGCCGCCGCCGTCTCTGGCCGCTTGCCGCCGCTTCTCCACCACTCTCAG TTTCCTGTTGTTACTGGTTTATGTGTTGGATCGAGGAAATTGAATTTCCCACCAAAGAGGTTGAGGCTTTTCGCCCGATATTCTCAAGCACAGGATCGGTTTTCCTCGCGTCTTCAAG ACAGTATTGAAAATTTGCCCAAACTGGTGGAGGATATTGTCCAGACATCTATAAACACAGGTCCACGTGGAGCCCTAAGGGCAGCTCAAGGTATTCAAGCAGTTATTAGAGTTGGTGGCGAGTGGCTAGCAGATGTATCACAG TCAACAAATTCATCTGCAGGATTACCAACTCAAATTCAGCTTGGATTACTTTCTCCCCTTTATTTGAGGCGGTTGTTTGAAAGCATGGGGGCAACCTATATCAAATTAGGTCAG TTCATAGCATCCGCACCCACATTGTTCCCACCAGAATATGTCCAAGAATTTCAGAGCTGTTTTGACAGAGCTCCTGCAGTTCCTTTTGAAGATATCCAAAGAGTCTTGCGTGAAGAATTAGGGAGACCAATAGATAGTGTTTATGAATATGTTGACCCGACACCAATTGCTTCTGCCTCAATTGCACAG GTTCATGGGGCAAAGCTTAGAGGCTCCCAAGAGGATGTAGTGATAAAGGTCTTGAAACCTGGAATAGAGGATATATTGGTGGCAGATCTGAACTTTGTATACATTGTTGCTCgcattttggaatttttgaatcCTGAACTTGGCCGTGCATCGCTG GTTGGTATTGTGAAAGACATAAGGGAATCAATGCTTGAAGAAGTTGACTTCAATAAGGAGGCTGCAAATATTGAAGCCTTTAGGAGATATTTAGAAGCAATGGGACTCACAAGGCAAGCTACAGCTCCAAAAGTGTATCATCAGTGCAGTACTCGACGAGTCCTGACAATGCAGAGGCTTTATGGAGTTCCTCTTACTGATCTAGACTCTATTAGTTCACTTGTTTCTAGTCCTGAGACCAGTCTTGTAACTGCCCTTAATGTATG GTTTGGTAGTTTGCTTGCCTGTGAAACCTTTCATGCAGATGTTCATGCAGGCAATTTGTGGTTGCTACGTGATGGCCGCATTGGGTTTCTTGATTTTG GAATTGTTGGACGCATATCCCCAAAAACATGGGCTGCTATGGAAGTCTTTTTGGAATCAATTGCAACCGAAGAGTATGAGTCAATGGCATCTGCTTTAATTGAAATGGGTGCTACAAACAAGGACGTGGATTTCAGGGCCTTTGCAAGGGATTTGGAAAAGATATTCTCATCAATTCAG GATTTGGATACAGAAATTATTGTTGCAACAACCAGAGGCCCATCCACAAACACAACTGCAGTTGCTGCTAATGTAGTTGTTGATGAGAGGCAGATGAATGCACTTTTTCTTGATGTG GTTCGGGTTAGTGAATCCTATGGACTGAGATTTCCTCGGGAGTTTGCACTTCTCATGAAACAGCTTCTGTATTTTGACCGATATACAAGGCTGTTAGCTCCCAACTTGAACATGCTTCAGGACCAGAGAATCACCATTGTTTCAAATAGAGGAGGCAGGAATAGAGACACTTTCAAATGA
- the LOC104881083 gene encoding uncharacterized protein LOC104881083, producing MISGPATKIRLVRCPKCWKLLPEVAGIPLYQCGGCGVFLRAKNHGNSTKTTPSGSHETGSVQRNELVHVSENEESSSSSREAIPSSTGECSLNKENGRDDLGDCRTEQPEVNFSNGVSSTTKQPEDANFSDKVPSSINLSNEVSSLMKHFEDVNISDEGSSSKVQPEEVNFSNEVSSPMEQPEDANISDEGSSSKVQPEDVNFSNEVSSPMVQPEDVNISNEGSSSNVHPEDVNSSNEVSSPMEQQPEDVNISNEGSSSNVQPKDVNFSNEVSSPMEQQPEDVNISNEGSSSNVQPEDVNISNEVSSPTEQQPEDVNISNEGSSPNVQPEDANFSNEVSSPMEQPEDVNISNEGSSSNVQPEDVNISNEVSSPTEQQPEDVNISNEGSSPNVQPEDANFSNEVSSPMEQPEDVNISNEGSSSNVQPEDINISNEGSSSNVRPEDVNFSNEVSALVEQPEDVNFSNQVSSLMEQPADVFSNEVSLPREQPEDVNFSNEAVSSVEQPEDVDYLDEVLSPKEQSEDVDFLDEVSSPKEQPKDINFSNEVSSSKQQPDNLNFLNEVSLSTEKPEDVSFLNEVSSSTELMCHENEEPQPIVGANTVYEDDEGGFYSRSLSSDSLLASRERSSEVTAQRLTGECMKQDTPMSHSNEQPEQSDDDVLHGYMYRSPTARSFYGYDGSVSSYDGTDDQVLDRSLHQPNRTFKAREFVGPEERSRGKFLVNSNLEMQRQTRNASSILSGKEHYPKKYGKWNRDDFPESTRYDQPVRNWMRLERGEFPSRLPFYGRDFPAGYENDIPSSPGHPDYQHSSSFHSPDMPERHEQERIKLLKMLCELQDQINKKHNGRDPTRVGWKGKHIAKSYNHEASEEEIFNDLNYPRYPDQYRTGRNWPQHRKFSRMAFSGEAPNSRRQADYSCLHCCPQDRWYSAQLRPPVPCCENGLHGARPGHRCYHHCTSTHSSPLQCMDSEIPIWTHGAKSEDQGHKNHEAKLYWKEKPHQVKRHIQPIAGGAPFLTCYHCSHLLQLPADFLLFKRRCHGLRCGACYELLKFSVENRTHIVQYTPNAVDPRPPPPSEVDDVSRTLNSVGLPSTALVSDCSPAYPVSCSDDYGLSFCKSFSTEGETAFITPPFGPMGERNKKLILKKSQNKYKEPVETYKSIGSSSNMSKPEKSSTEIEELPPTAGSPLYRLMDYSSPSAMIYGSGMDTD from the exons ATGATCAGTGGACCAGCTACTAAAATTCGACTGGTTAGATGTCCCAAATGCTGGAAGCTTCTTCCAGAGGTGGCAGGAATTCCTCTATACCAGTGTGGTGGATGTGGCGTGTTTCTACGAG CCAAAAATCATGGAAACAGCACCAAAACTACCCCTTCAGGCTCACATGAAACAGGTTCTGTTCAGAGGAATGAACTGGTGCATGTTTCTGAAAATGAAGAATCTAGTAGCTCGAGTCGAGAGGCAATTCCCTCTTCCACAGGAGAATGTTCTTTGAACAAAGAAAATGGGAGGGATGATCTTGGGGATTGTCGTACAGAGCAGCCTGAAGTGAACTTCTCAAATGGGGTTTCTTCAACAACAAAGCAGCCTGAAGATGCAAACTTCTCAGATAAAGTTCCTTCATCAATAAACCTCTCGAATGAAGTTTCATCACTAATGAAGCACTTTGAAGATGTAAACATCTCAGATGAAGGTTCATCATCCAAAGTGCAGCCTGAAGAGGTGAACTTCTCGAATGAAGTTTCATCACCCATGGAGCAGCCTGAAGATGCAAACATCTCAGATGAAGGTTCATCATCCAAAGTGCAGCCTGAAGATGTGAACTTCTCGAATGAAGTTTCATCACCCATGGTGCAGCCTGAAGATGTAAACATCTCAAATGAAGGTTCATCATCCAATGTGCATCCTGAAGATGTGAACTCCTCAAATGAAGTTTCATCACCCATGGAGCAGCAACCTGAAGATGTAAACATCTCAAACGAAGGTTCATCATCCAATGTGCAGCCTAAAGATGTGAACTTCTCAAATGAAGTTTCATCACCCATGGAGCAGCAGCCTGAAGATGTAAACATCTCAAATGAAGGTTCATCATCCAATGTGCAGCCTGAAGATGTGAACATCTCAAATGAAGTTTCATCACCCACGGAGCAGCAGCCTGAAGATGTAAACATCTCAAATGAAGGTTCATCACCCAATGTGCAGCCTGAAGATGCGAACTTCTCAAATGAAGTTTCATCACCCATGGAGCAGCCTGAAGATGTAAACATCTCAAATGAAGGTTCATCATCCAATGTGCAGCCTGAAGATGTGAACATCTCAAATGAAGTTTCATCACCCACGGAGCAGCAGCCTGAAGATGTAAACATCTCAAATGAAGGTTCATCACCCAATGTGCAGCCTGAAGATGCGAACTTCTCAAATGAAGTTTCATCACCCATGGAGCAGCCTGAAGATGTAAACATCTCAAATGAAGGTTCATCATCCAATGTGCAGCCTGAAGATATAAACATCTCAAATGAAGGTTCATCATCCAATGTGCGGCCGGAAGATGTCAACTTCTCGAATGAAGTTTCTGCGTTGGTGGAGCAACCTGAAGATGTGAACTTTTCTAATCAAGTTTCTTCACTGATGGAGCAGCCAGCAGACGTATTCTCAAATGAAGTTTCTTTGCCGAGAGAGCAGCCAGAAGACGTAAACTTCTCAAATGAAGCTGTTTCATCAGTGGAGCAGCCTGAAGATGTAGACTACTTGGATGAAGTTTTATCACCAAAGGAGCAGTCTGAAGATGTGGACTTCTTGGATGAAGTTTCATCACCAAAGGAGCAGCCTAAAGATATAAACTTCTCGAATGAAGTTTCTTCATCAAAGCAGCAGCCTGACAATTTGAACTTCTTGAATGAAGTTTCTTTGTCAACGGAGAAGCCTGAAGATGTGAGCTTCTTGAATGAAGTTTCTTCGTCAACTGAGCTTATGTGTCATGAGAATGAAGAGCCACAACCCATAGTTGGAGCAAATACAGTATATGAAGATGATGAGGGTGGTTTTTACTCCAGAAGCTTGAGTTCTGACAGCCTCCTGGCTTCAAGAGAAAGGAGTTCAGAAGTTACAGCTCAGAGGCTAACTGGGGAATGTATGAAACAGGATACTCCCATGTCTCACTCCAATGAACAACCAGAGCAGTCTGACGATGATGTTCTCCATGGATATATGTATAGATCTCCAACAGCCAGAAGTTTCTATGGATATGATGGTAGTGTCTCTTCTTATGATGGAACTGATGATCAAGTCCTTGACCGATCTCTGCACCAACCCAACAGAACTTTCAAGGCTAGAGAATTTGTTGGTCCTGAAGAAAGATCCAGAGGTAAATTTCTGGTGAATAGCAACCTAGAAATGCAACGTCAAACGAGGAATGCCTCATCAATTTTATCGGGTAAGGAGCATTACCCTAAGAAATACGGCAAGTGGAATAGAGATGACTTTCCGGAATCCACAAGATATGACCAGCCAGTCAGAAACTGGATGAGATTGGAAAGAGGGGAATTTCCATCTAGATTGCCCTTCTATGGAAGGGATTTCCCTGCTGGCTATGAAAATGACATCCCTTCGAGTCCTGGACATCCTGACTACCAACACAGTTCGAGCTTTCATTCGCCTGACATGCCTGAGCGCCATGAACAGGAGAGgataaaattgttgaaaatgtTGTGTGAATTGCAAGATCAGATCAACAAAAAGCACAATGGAAGGGATCCCACCAGAGTCGGTTGGAAGGGGAAGCATATTGCAAAGTCCTATAATCATGAAGCATCTGAGGAGGAAATTTTCAATGATTTAAACTATCCTAGGTATCCTGACCAATATAGGACTGGAAGAAACTGGCCCCAACATCGTAAGTTCTCGCGAATGGCTTTCTCAGGAGAGGCCCCAAACAGTAGACGCCAGGCTGATTATTCCTGCTTGCATTGTTGTCCCCAAGACAGGTGGTACTCAGCACAACTACGTCCACCTGTTCCATGTTGTGAAAATGGACTACATGGGGCCCGCCCTGGTCACAGATGTTATCATCACTGCACCTCTACTCACTCAAGTCCCCTACAGTGTATGGACTCTGAGATCCCCATATGGACCCATGGTGCAAAGTCTGAAGACCAGGGTCATAAAAATCACGAGGCGAAGTTGTATTGGAAGGAGAAACCTCACCAGGTGAAGCGACATATCCAGCCCATAGCAGGTGGAGCTCCTTTCCTAACTTGCTATCATTGTTCACATCTGCTGCAGCTACCTGCAGATTTTCTCCTCTTTAAGAGGAGGTGCCATGGGCTCAGATGTGGTGCTTGTTATGAGCTCCTTAAGTTTTCAGTTGAGAACAGAACTCATATAGTTCAATATACGCCAAATGCTGTAGACCCTCGGCCTCCTCCCCCCAGTGAGGTTGATGATGTCAGCAGGACTCTCAATAGTGTAGGTTTGCCATCAACTGCTCTTGTCAGTGATTGTTCACCTGCATACCCGGTGTCATGTTCTGATGATTATGGACTCTCTTTCTGTAAAAGCTTCTCTACTGAAGGTGAGACTGCTTTCATCACACCTCCATTTGGGCCTATGGGTGAAAGAAATAAGAAGCTCATCTTGAAAAAGTCTCAAAACAAGTACAAGGAACCAGTGGAAACGTACAAATCAATTGGGTCATCCTCCAATATGTCTAAACCTGAGAAATCATCCACAGAAATTGAGGAACTGCCTCCAACAGCAGGTTCCCCACTTTATCGGCTCATGGATTATTCTTCACCAAGTGCAATGATATATGGGTCTGGCATGGATACAGACTGA